The window TCTTAAAAATTGTCCAAATCACTTTAAGCACCTCTCACTAATCTTGACATGAATATATAGTTTAAATCATCACTTTCTTCTTGTTTATAAAGTTCATCAATAGCACCTTGATATACGAGCTCACCTTTATGAATCATAATAATGGACTGACATAACATTTTAACCTCTTCCATAATGTGGCTAGAGAAAATAATTGTTTTACCTTCTTTACGTAGCTGATGAACTAATTCACGAAACATATTAGCTGACGTAATATCAAGGCCTGTAGTAGGTTCATCAAATAAAATAATGTCAGGATCATGAATGAGTGTTCTAGCAATTGCTACCTTTTGGCGCATTCCTTTAGAGTATCCTCCAACTTTTCTGTCGATATAATCCTTCATACCAAAACGCACAGCTAATTGATCTATACGGACATTCGTTTCGTGCTTACTAATACCGTAAAGTGAAGCGAAATAAGCTAAATTTTCTCTTGCTGAAAGGCGATCATACAACCCAGTTTCACTGCCGAATAAAACGCCGATTTGCTGCTTTATACCCATTGTTTTCTTGGATATATCAATACCGTTAATCTTAATAGATCCATCTGTAGGCTCCATAATTGTTGATATCATTCTTAACAAAGTTGTTTTCCCAGCGCCATTTTCTCCTAATAGACCAACGATCTCACCCTTTGAAATTGAAAAAGAAACATCCTTTACAGCCGTAATCGTCTTCTTATTTTCCTTAAATAGTTTGGATACGTTTTTCACTTCGATCATCTACCGTTAGCTCCCTTCATTTGTAACTGTCTTCACTTTACAAAACCTTATGAATTTTACCAACCATTTTGTCGTGAAACATTCTTTTCCTGTCGTGAAAATTCCATTTATGGTATTTTATTTATGTTAGGATATAAAAAACAGATTAGTTTCGGAGTGAGGATATGGTGAAGGTTGGTCTAGTTGACGATCATAAGTACGATTTGGAGAAACTTGAAGCATTATTAAGAAATGAAGAGATGTTCTCGATTCATTTTTCAACAACTGATTCTGAAGAAGCTTATGAGTTTATAAAGAAGAATGAGATAGATCTCCTGATCACCGATATTGAAATGCCAAAGCTTTCAGGTTATGAATTAGCTGATTTTATTCAAACTTATGCCTTGGACATAAAAGTAATTTTTTTAACTGGTCATAGTGGATACGCTGTTCATGCATTCGAATTGGACGTTCTTGAC of the Bacillus sp. SM2101 genome contains:
- a CDS encoding ATP-binding cassette domain-containing protein; the protein is MIEVKNVSKLFKENKKTITAVKDVSFSISKGEIVGLLGENGAGKTTLLRMISTIMEPTDGSIKINGIDISKKTMGIKQQIGVLFGSETGLYDRLSARENLAYFASLYGISKHETNVRIDQLAVRFGMKDYIDRKVGGYSKGMRQKVAIARTLIHDPDIILFDEPTTGLDITSANMFRELVHQLRKEGKTIIFSSHIMEEVKMLCQSIIMIHKGELVYQGAIDELYKQEESDDLNYIFMSRLVRGA